One genomic segment of Hordeum vulgare subsp. vulgare chromosome 2H, MorexV3_pseudomolecules_assembly, whole genome shotgun sequence includes these proteins:
- the LOC123425814 gene encoding cysteine-rich receptor-like protein kinase 10 encodes MAMVVMRMRRTLALCPCHNLAAGLLLLAFLHAPLAGAQPLPWQLCDTAARNYTEGSAYQANIRALASGLPGNASASPALFAKGAAGAKPDAVYALALCRGDTNASSCAACVAAAFRNAQQLCAFNRHATMFDDPCILRYSDQDFLANVTDNRGKFVAFNGNNVSAGAAATAFDAASGRLVNATAYYAAGDPTRRFGTGEEGYDRTYPKIYSLAQCTPDMAADDCRSCLRDIIEKFTPQYFVGKPGGRVFGVRCNFRFETYSFFSGRPLLQLPDVLPPAPAPAPAAAEQEGTRNRTGLVLAITLPIVAALLLISTCVCFWRRRKPVERKPSVPLPYSAANPDDIQSIDSLLLDLSTLRAATDNFAESNKLGEGGFGAVYKGVLSEGEEIAVKRLSQSSTQGIEELKTELVLVAKLQHKNLVRLLGVCLEGQEKLLVYEYMPNLSLDTVLFDAEKRKDLDWGKRLKIVNGVARGLQYLHEDSQLRIVHRDLKASNVLLDSDCNPKISDFGLAKLFSWDQSQAVTSHIAGTYGYMAPEYAMRGQYSVKSDAFSFGVLLLEIVTGRKNSSFASSDSEPSLDLLSLVWEHWSTGTVEKLVDPSLGGRSPGGQMLKLVNIGLLCVQDSPADRPTMSAVNVMLSSSTVSLQAPSRPTFCVDDMEGLSDMYSGAYPRGGQSTGDGKPQAAMSPSPNEVSLTELQPR; translated from the exons ATGGCGATGGTGGTGATGCGCATGCGACGCACCCTTGCTCTCTGTCCCTGTCACAACctcgccgccggcctcctcctcctcgcgttCCTCCACGCGCCGCTCGCCGGAGCGCAGCCGCTGCCGTGGCAGCTCTGCGACACCGCCGCCCGGAACTACACGGAGGGCAGCGCCTACCAGGCCAACATACGCGCCCTCGCCAGCGGACTCCCCGGGAACGCCTCCGCGTCCCCGGCGCTCTTCGCCAAGGGCGCCGCCGGCGCCAAGCCGGACGCCGTCTACGCTCTCGCGCTCTGCCGCGGCGACACCAACGCCTCCTCATGCGCGGCCTGCGTCGCCGCCGCCTTCCGGAACGCGCAGCAGCTCTGCGCCTTCAACAGGCACGCCACCATGTTCGACGACCCCTGCATCCTCCGCTACTCCGACCAGGACTTCCTGGCCAACGTCACCGACAACAGGGGCAAGTTCGTCGCGTTCAACGGCAACAACGTCAGCGCGGGCGCGGCGGCCACGGCGTTCGACGCCGCCTCCGGACGGCTCGTCAACGCCACCGCCTACTATGCTGCCGGGGACCCGACCCGGCGGTTCGGCACGGGGGAGGAGGGGTACGACAGGACGTACCCCAAGATTTACTCGCTGGCGCAGTGCACGCCAGACATGGCGGCGGACGACTGCCGGAGCTGCCTCAGGGACATAATCGAGAAGTTTACCCCACAGTACTTCGTGGGGAAGCCGGGCGGGAGAGTCTTCGGCGTGCGATGCAACTTCCGGTTCGAgacctactccttcttctctggACGCCCACTGCTGCAACTCCCGGACGTGCTGCCACCGGCACCAGCGCCAGCGCCAGCGGCGGCCGAACAAG AGGGAACAAGAAATAGGACAGGATTGGTCTTGGCCATCACACTACCTATAGTTGCTGCACTACTACTCATTTCAACGTGCGTGTGCTTTTGGAGGAGGAGAAAACCGGTAGAAAGAAAGCCGTCAGTACCACTACCAT ATTCAGCTGCTAATCCAGATGACATCCAAAGCATCGATTCCCTCCTTCTGGACCTATCGACCCTGCGGGCTGCAACAGATAACTTCGCTGAGAGCAACAAGCTTGGTGAAGGAGGGTTCGGTGCTGTTTACAAG GGTGTCCTTTCTGAAGGTGAAGAGATAGCCGTGAAGAGGCTGTCGCAGAGCTCCACGCAAGGAATAGAAGAGCTGAAAACAGAGCTGGTTCTGGTCGCTAAGCTTCAGCACAAGAACCTTGTGAGGCTCCTTGGCGTTTGCTTGGAAGGACAGGAGAAGCTGCTCGTGTACGAGTATATGCCAAACCTGAGCCTCGACACCGTTCTCTTCG ATGCAGAGAAAAGGAAGGACCTGGACTGGGGGAAGAGGCTGAAGATCGTGAACGGTGTTGCCCGGGGCCTGCAGTACCTCCACGAGGACTCCCAGCTGAGGATCGTCCACCGGGACCTCAAGGCCAGCAATGTGCTCCTGGACTCGGACTGCAACCCCAAGATCTCGGACTTCGGACTGGCGAAGCTGTTCAGCTGGGATCAGTCGCAGGCCGTCACCAGCCACATCGCCGGAACATA CGGATACATGGCGCCGGAGTACGCGATGCGCGGGCAGTATTCCGTCAAGTCGGACGCCTTCAGTTTCGGCGTCCTGCTCCTGGAGATCGTCACGGGGAGGAAGAACAGCAGCTTCGCTAGCTCGGACTCAGAGCCATCCCTTGACCTCTTAAGCCTC GTATGGGAGCACTGGTCTACCGGAACAGTCGAGAAGCTGGTGGATCCGTCCCTGGGCGGCCGTTCACCGGGAGGCCAGatgctgaagctggtcaacatcgGGCTGCTGTGCGTCCAGGACAGCCCCGCCGACCGGCCCACGATGTCGGCGGTGAACGTCATGCTCAGCAGCAGCACGGTGTCTCTGCAGGCGCCGTCCAGGCCAACGTTCTGCGTCGACGACATGGAGGGTCTCTCGGACATGTACTCGGGTGCGTATCCAAGGGGGGGGCAGTCCACCGGGGACGGCAAGCCCCAGGCAGCGATGTCGCCGTCGCCCAACGAGGTGTCCCTCACGGAGCTCCAACCAAGATGA
- the LOC123425815 gene encoding probable long-chain-alcohol O-fatty-acyltransferase 5: MASEVARLALVSAAVAAAMAYARLAASRLGPGVPRLAALLPVLLLLPVLPFTFASIHLRTISAFFLVWLCGFKLLLLAFGHGPLHPALPAVRFAACAALPVKVRGRAQSSRSLPPGFLLSYAAKAALFAALVSLRGLRARMPAYAVVAFDGAHVYLMLELFLASAAAFARTLLGAELEPQFDRPYLASSLRDFWGRRWNLMVPGALRPSVYRPVRARVGDSAGVLATFLVSGLMHEVMFYYITLEVGTGEVTAFFVLHGACVVAERRWVRRGGAWRPPRAAATAATLAFVTGTASWLFFAPVIRSGLDKAIVAECEGMLALLEAAVRRLAASLLWS, from the coding sequence ATGGCGTCCGAGGTAGCCAGACTTGCACTGGTCTCGGCCGCCGTGGCCGCGGCCATGGCCTACGCGCGCCTCGCCGCCTCGCGATTGGGCCCGGGCGTCCCCCGCCTCGCCGCGCTCCTcccggtgctcctcctcctccccgtccTCCCCTTCACCTTCGCCTCCATCCACCTCCGCACCATCTCCGCCTTCTTCCTCGTCTGGCTCTGCGGCTTcaagctcctcctcctcgccttcGGCCACGGCCCGCTCCACCCGGCCCTCCCAGCCGTCCGCTTCGCCGCCTGCGCCGCGCTCCCCGTCAAGGTCCGGGGCAGGGCGCAGAGCTCGCGGTCCCTCCCTCCCGGGTTCCTGCTGTCCTACGCGGCCAAGGCGGCCCTCTTCGCCGCGCTCGTCTCGCTCCGTGGCCTCCGGGCGAGGATGCCGGCGTACGCCGTGGTCGCGTTTGACGGCGCGCACGTCTACCTGATGCTCGAGCTCTTCCTGGCGTCCGCCGCGGCGTTCGCCCGCACGCTGCTCGGCGCGGAGCTGGAGCCGCAGTTCGACCGGCCGTACCTCGCCTCGTCCCTCCGGGACTTCTGGGGCCGCCGGTGGAACCTCATGGTCCCCGGGGCGCTCCGGCCGAGCGTGTACCGCCCCGTGCGCGCCCGCGTCGGCGACTCCGCCGGCGTGCTCGCCACGTtcctcgtgtcgggtctgatgcaCGAGGTGATGTTCTACTACATCACGCTCGAGGTCGGCACGGGGGAGGTGACCGCGTTCTTCGTCCTCCACGGCGCGTGCGTGGTGGCCGAGCGGCGGTGGGTGCGGCGGGGCGGCGCATGGCGGCCGCCGCGCGCGGCCGCGACGGCGGCAACGCTGGCATTCGTGACGGGGACCGCGTCCTGGCTCTTCTTCGCGCCCGTGATTCGGAGCGGGCTGGACAAGGCCATCGTCGCCGAGTGCGAGGGGATGCTGGCCTTGTTGGAGGCGGCTGTGCGGAGGCTGGCTGCAAGCCTGCTTTGGAGCTGA
- the LOC123425816 gene encoding probable mitochondrial import inner membrane translocase subunit TIM21 — MAAAAARSGSRRLFSISALVPPKPPTPPPKADPFASLFIPGLSKRTTTDGLREAFAKSGEVVHASSVKSSRWYMISANRSGPLTVRKEYRKVLPSFIRPSASYSTKASEKRPKQERTDLTTVEDPFNAPTYNIPEKPVTFVEGASYSVVILAGLGVAALAGYAVLKELIFEPKEYKIFGKALARVQSDSQVTAKIGYPITGYGTESRNRAARQRIQNRVWTDEDGVEHVEVAFHIRGPHGAGKVFAEMFKDNADRTWKFTFLLVEITSPRPAQIMLESYLPA; from the exons ATGGCGGCGGCCGCGGCAAGGTCCGGATCCCGGCGCTTGTTCTCCATATCCGCCCTGGTGCCTCCGAAGCCGCCAACCCCTCCCCCGAAGGCAGACCCCTTCGCCAGCCTCTTCATCCCCG ggttaagcaagcgaaCAACAACTGATGGACTTAGGGAAGCTTTTGCAAAGTCTGGTGAAGTTGTGCATG CATCATCTGTAAAAAGTTCAAGGTGGTATATGATCAGTGCAAACCGTTCAGGTCCTTTGACAGTGCGTAAAGAATACCGCAAAGTGCTTCCTTCTTTCATAAGGCCATCTGCATCTTACTCCACAAAAGCCTCAGAAAAAAGACCAAAACAG GAGAGAACAGACTTGACGACTGTTGAAGATCCCTTTAATGCCCCTACCTACAATATACCTGAGAAGCCAGTGACATTTGTCGAGGGGGCCTCTTACAGTGTTGTAATACTTGCTGGGCTTGGAGTTGCTGCATTGGCTGGATATGCTGTTCTCAAAGAGCTTATATTTGAACCAAAAGA GTACAAGATTTTTGGGAAAGCTCTAGCAAGAGTTCAGAGTGATAGTCAG GTTACAGCCAAAATTGGTTACCCTATAACTGGTTATGGTACGGAATCCAGAAACCGTGCAGCTCGGCAGCGCATCCAAAACAGGGTTTGGACAGATGAGGATGGTGTTGAACATGTGGAG GTTGCCTTTCATATCCGGGGGCCACATGGAGCTGGAAAGGTGTTTGCAGAGATGTTCAAAGATAACGCCGACAGGACATGGAAGTTCACGTTTCTTCTCGTCGAGATTACGTCACCGCGACCCGCACAAATCATGTTAGAATCTTACCTACCAGCATAA